The Lutibacter sp. Hel_I_33_5 genome has a window encoding:
- a CDS encoding DinB family protein, which produces MIINSNQLLSELNALVSSHIEEAKLFLTVTDDKLQNKINPESWSVIECIEHLNLYAVFYNTEINKCLNNSTKVSEPNFKSGFLGNKFALDMLPKEGMKTMKTFKSKNPIHSKLDTKKVLTTFITYQEELLDLLEIAKDKNLTKNKTKITLPLLTFRLGDTFRFVIYHNQRHIVQAKRVLDSL; this is translated from the coding sequence ATGATTATAAATAGCAATCAATTATTATCTGAATTAAACGCATTAGTTTCCTCTCACATAGAAGAAGCTAAATTATTTCTAACAGTAACAGACGATAAACTACAAAATAAGATAAATCCAGAATCGTGGTCTGTTATAGAGTGCATAGAACATTTAAACTTATATGCTGTCTTTTATAATACAGAAATAAACAAGTGTTTAAATAATTCAACTAAGGTTTCTGAACCTAATTTTAAAAGCGGTTTTTTAGGAAATAAATTTGCTTTAGATATGTTACCAAAAGAAGGAATGAAAACGATGAAAACCTTTAAAAGTAAAAACCCTATTCATTCTAAATTAGACACTAAAAAAGTATTGACTACTTTTATTACCTATCAAGAAGAGTTACTAGATTTATTAGAAATAGCAAAAGATAAAAACCTAACTAAGAATAAAACAAAAATTACCTTACCACTTTTAACCTTTAGATTAGGTGATACTTTTAGATTTGTTATCTATCATAATCAAAGACATATTGTACAAGCTAAACGTGTACTGGATTCGTTATAA
- a CDS encoding TlpA disulfide reductase family protein yields MKKIFLTFLTIIFFYCTSKKEETNIIHLKLREVNNFGSFKKSFSMLLKSSSEKAEKESKGIPKDWKEFYIKRIWIDAFQVVYQDFIKKNLDESKFNDKYKTWIKNPNQRKLSKKSINSYVNIIFRENKNGEVEYILDTNNNKDFSDEEIRIPLKVSDNFNYSISAKKSPFVDYQLSTNNGILKEKVKVLVLLNSNKDLMYGFPQIFETSFLNRKIQVSHGFSNVTFDEKSVFMIENKKEEINIHEIVKIDDFMYKNLGVNINTKTLILERIPRDKELFSTNVGFKAIPFKIKKMNSKDSISILNYRGKFIYIDFWGTWCAPCLMEIPTIEYAYEETSRSDIEFLGIAVHDTKEKVKSFNLIYPQFLESDSKNLKEKYNIIKYPTTFLIDRKGKIVAKDLKGEKLLDTLNFYIKNYKN; encoded by the coding sequence ATGAAAAAAATATTTCTTACTTTTCTTACTATTATTTTTTTTTATTGTACTTCGAAAAAAGAAGAAACTAATATAATTCATTTAAAACTAAGAGAAGTTAATAATTTTGGTTCTTTTAAAAAGTCTTTTTCCATGCTGCTTAAGAGTTCTTCAGAAAAAGCAGAAAAAGAAAGTAAAGGAATTCCAAAAGATTGGAAAGAGTTTTATATTAAGCGAATTTGGATTGACGCATTTCAAGTAGTTTATCAAGACTTTATCAAGAAAAATTTAGACGAATCAAAATTTAATGATAAATATAAAACGTGGATAAAAAATCCGAACCAAAGAAAACTTTCCAAAAAATCAATTAATAGCTATGTTAATATTATTTTTAGAGAAAATAAAAATGGAGAAGTTGAATATATTTTAGATACGAATAACAATAAAGACTTCTCAGATGAAGAAATCAGAATTCCATTAAAAGTTAGTGATAATTTTAACTATTCAATTAGCGCAAAAAAATCACCTTTTGTAGATTATCAATTGAGCACGAATAATGGAATTTTAAAAGAAAAAGTAAAAGTTCTAGTTTTGTTAAATTCAAATAAAGATTTAATGTATGGGTTTCCCCAAATTTTTGAAACTTCATTTTTAAATAGAAAAATACAGGTAAGTCATGGTTTTTCAAATGTAACTTTTGATGAAAAATCTGTATTTATGATTGAGAATAAAAAAGAAGAAATTAATATACATGAAATAGTGAAAATTGATGATTTTATGTATAAAAATCTTGGTGTAAACATTAATACCAAAACATTAATTTTAGAACGAATTCCAAGAGATAAAGAACTTTTTTCTACAAACGTAGGTTTTAAAGCTATTCCTTTTAAGATTAAAAAAATGAATTCTAAAGATTCTATTTCAATATTAAACTACAGAGGTAAATTCATCTATATCGATTTTTGGGGAACTTGGTGTGCTCCATGTTTAATGGAAATTCCAACTATAGAATATGCTTACGAAGAAACTTCCAGAAGTGATATTGAGTTTTTAGGAATTGCAGTTCATGACACTAAAGAAAAAGTTAAATCATTTAATCTAATCTACCCTCAATTTTTGGAAAGTGATTCTAAAAATTTAAAAGAAAAGTATAATATAATAAAGTATCCAACTACTTTTTTAATCGATAGAAAAGGAAAAATTGTAGCTAAAGATTTAAAAGGAGAAAAATTGTTAGACACACTTAATTTTTACATCAAAAATTATAAAAACTAA
- a CDS encoding Crp/Fnr family transcriptional regulator: MNSLELIIQKLESHWEDTITLKRNDFLVSKNSVSTNLYLVVEGSLRVFIEDEIEEHTIRFGYQNSIITALDSFLTDKPTSFYIQALKKCTLKVISKKTYLEVINSSKENEDAWKKLLESFVYQQIEREVDLITYSPQKRFERVFKRSPQVFQEIPQKYIASYLRMTPETLSRILKNLD; encoded by the coding sequence ATGAACTCTTTAGAACTAATCATTCAGAAATTAGAGAGTCATTGGGAAGATACAATCACATTAAAAAGAAACGATTTTCTAGTTTCTAAAAATTCAGTAAGCACCAATCTATATTTAGTTGTGGAAGGTAGTTTACGTGTTTTTATTGAAGATGAAATTGAAGAACATACCATACGTTTTGGGTATCAAAACTCAATTATTACCGCTTTAGATTCATTTCTTACTGATAAACCAACTTCATTTTATATTCAAGCATTAAAAAAGTGTACGTTAAAAGTAATTTCTAAAAAAACCTATTTAGAAGTAATTAATTCAAGTAAAGAAAATGAAGATGCTTGGAAAAAATTATTGGAGAGTTTTGTGTATCAACAAATAGAACGTGAGGTTGATTTAATTACCTATTCACCTCAAAAAAGATTTGAACGTGTGTTTAAAAGAAGTCCGCAAGTATTTCAAGAAATTCCACAGAAATATATTGCTTCCTATTTAAGAATGACCCCAGAAACTTTGTCTAGAATTTTAAAAAATCTTGATTAG
- the aroC gene encoding chorismate synthase — MFNSFGNILKLTTYGESHGIAIGGVIDGFPAGLTVDFEAIQKELDRRKPGQSKIVTQRKEPDTVEFLSGIFEGKTTGASIGFVIKNTNQKSKDYNHNTNVYRPSHADYTYDKKYGVRDHRGGGRTSARETANWVVAGALAKQLVAHININAFTSSVGEIFLEKPYQDLDFSKTESNDVRCPDETSAEKMISKIKEIRKAGETIGGTITCVAQNMPVGLGEPIFRKLHAELGKAMLSINAVKGFEFGSGFCGAKMKGSEHNDIFNADGTTQSNLSGGIQGGVSNGMDVYFRVAFKPVATIMQNQQTINSEGELTEIQGKGRHDPCVVPRAVPIIEALTALVLADFWLLDKTRRI; from the coding sequence ATGTTCAATTCCTTTGGAAATATTTTAAAACTTACTACGTATGGAGAATCTCACGGTATCGCAATTGGCGGTGTTATTGATGGATTTCCTGCTGGTTTAACTGTAGATTTTGAAGCTATTCAAAAAGAGTTAGATAGACGTAAACCAGGTCAGTCTAAAATTGTTACACAACGTAAAGAACCAGATACTGTAGAATTTTTATCGGGTATTTTTGAAGGAAAAACTACAGGAGCTTCTATTGGTTTTGTGATAAAAAATACCAATCAGAAAAGTAAAGATTACAATCATAATACAAATGTTTATAGACCTTCGCATGCAGATTACACCTACGATAAAAAATATGGTGTAAGAGATCATAGAGGTGGCGGAAGAACTTCTGCACGTGAAACTGCAAACTGGGTTGTTGCTGGCGCTTTAGCCAAACAACTAGTTGCACATATTAATATTAATGCCTTTACCTCTTCCGTTGGAGAAATATTTTTAGAAAAACCGTACCAAGATCTTGATTTTTCTAAAACAGAATCTAATGATGTTCGTTGTCCAGATGAAACATCCGCAGAAAAAATGATTTCTAAAATCAAAGAAATAAGAAAAGCGGGGGAAACTATTGGAGGGACTATAACGTGTGTTGCTCAAAATATGCCTGTTGGCTTAGGCGAACCTATTTTTAGAAAATTACATGCAGAATTAGGAAAAGCAATGCTTTCTATTAATGCTGTAAAGGGTTTTGAATTTGGAAGTGGATTTTGCGGCGCAAAAATGAAAGGCTCTGAGCATAATGATATTTTTAATGCTGATGGCACAACTCAGTCTAATTTATCTGGCGGAATTCAAGGTGGTGTAAGTAACGGAATGGATGTTTATTTTAGAGTTGCTTTTAAACCTGTTGCAACCATTATGCAAAATCAACAGACCATAAATTCTGAAGGAGAACTAACCGAAATTCAAGGAAAAGGACGACATGACCCTTGTGTTGTACCAAGAGCCGTACCTATTATAGAAGCTTTAACTGCATTGGTTTTAGCTGATTTTTGGTTACTTGATAAAACACGAAGAATTTAA